The Brassica oleracea var. oleracea cultivar TO1000 chromosome C6, BOL, whole genome shotgun sequence genomic interval AAGGTTCTAAGAATGTCTACATAGACAAAAAAAAAGAAAAGAAAATAGCCCATCGTTTATACTAAATAATAACATATCATTTATACTAATAAATAATAAAAATCACCAATAAAAGTGTCAAATTGATATCTTAGTTGTTTTCTTAAATGTTACTTTTATTAAAAACTATAATTTCAAAATCAAATAAAAAAATATAAATAAATTATCGGAAAAACTAACAAAAAGAAAAAAAAAATCATAAAACGCTAAAACTATATATGTCAAAATAATAAAAATAAATTAAAAATAACTTAAAAGAGCATTTTCAATACATTTCCTTAAGCATGTCAAAATATTCAAAATAGTATTTATCAAAATCTTTTTATCATTCAATAGTAGTTTTAACTGTAAAGTTTTAAACAATCCATTTTAATCAAGAAACATCAAAACTTTAATATGTAAAAATATAACAAAATTTTAAACAAAATGTATGATGTCTGAATTTTTAAGAAGTTGAAAATTTATTTACATGTTGATATATCTAAGTTATGGTAATATTTAGTCATATTAGACATGCCGTTTTCCCTAGATTTAACAGTTTACATTAAGTTTGTCTCTCTCTCTCTTATGTTTTGAGAGAATGTTTTCTACAAATAGTCTTTGTACACACCGCTTCTGATGTCAAGATTGTGAAGAAGAAACTGAGAAGCACACAAAAGATACTCAAGAAATCAAAGCAGTAACATTACGCTAACCAACCAAGGCCAGCTTCAACTTAGTTCAGAGAATATGAATATTACACATTTATACAAAAATAGAGGCTTTGAGCTTCAGAATTTCTACTATTACACATCTATCCATACTTCTTCGTATAAAAGATTACATCAAGTTTGAGCCAGCGCTTAACAAACCAATTGCAGTTAACGGAAAACAGTAAAAAAAAATACTTTTTGACGAATTTTTTCAAGTTCTCGTGGATCGTTAACAACAACTTGGGCACCCAGCTGCATTTTTGTCTTCTGAAGATTGAAGTCAAGGCAAGCAATCTTGGCTGGAGACACTCTTAATGGCATCCTTGGGCAGCGCTGCCAGTATTGAGTGCATATTCTTTCAACAAATAGCTGTCTCGCGCACTTTGTCCATGAGCTTTCAGAATATTGATCCCCTATAAGGTAAGTAAGCAGAAAATGTTTAATTAACGATTAAAATATCATCCTGACTTCAGATGCTATTTTTAAACTTTGACAGAAGAGAATAAACAGACCTTGATAGGGTACTTTATCTCCCCTCGCTGATTTGTCATCTTCACTGATAGAACGGCATCCACAACCTTGAAGAAAAAAGGTGATTATAACAGTTCAGAAACATGGAGTAATCAGCCAGAATTGCAAGAAATTATAAACGGATCCCACAATTTAGAAGGAAATTCTATAGCAGACTTATGTAGAAAAGAGTCCCCCAGACTACACAGAGAGTAAACATAGGAATTAATAACACAACTCACAACACTAATGCTTTGCGAACAAAGGAATGAGAAATGAAAGCATACCAAGTTGGCAAAGAAGTCGCTGTCACCAGATATCAGTTTGGTGGACATGCTGGTTTTAGCACAGTTTATCAATGGAACTTTCCCAAGCTTTTCGACCTATATAATACAACAGAAGTAATTAACTGAAGCGGCAGAGACGGTCACTACAGAGAACTTACACAGTTATGCTTACAGAAAAACATTATAAACGTCCACCACATAAATTCACATTTCCTCACTACTTATTCTGACAATTTGATCTAAAGCTTTGTACCTGCTCCTGCGAGTGGAAATACATGAA includes:
- the LOC106299924 gene encoding T-complex protein 1 subunit alpha-like isoform X3; amino-acid sequence: MQKLLIVMQRLDDKIGLMLESDGEFFNKRWGFFSRAGLWDKRYLMRQIEKYADIYTSRVSNFLNYTPFMYFHSQEQVEKLGKVPLINCAKTSMSTKLISGDSDFFANLVVDAVLSVKMTNQRGEIKYPIKGINILKAHGQSARDSYLLKEYALNTGSAAQGCH